The following DNA comes from Pieris rapae chromosome 17, ilPieRapa1.1, whole genome shotgun sequence.
AAACACTGACAGAAGAATTGGCTTCGGCGCCGGCGCAGGCTTGCCACTTGCAGCAGCTAATGCTGATAGTATAAGCTGAAAGAAAACATACAAAGTAGtgatgattaattatttgtaggatgacatttgaataaaataacaacttCAAAACGTTACAGACTAATAACGAGTTTTTACGAGAAGTAAGATTAGATAAGCAAATGAATAggttaaagtttttaaaactcaCCATGCAAACGATTTTGGTCGCCATCGTATGGTTTTGAATCGaataaatatctatactaaAACATCGCAATATATACAGCTtagtaaaaatctaaataattcggTTGCGCCTCCCCAGTTCATATATGGTTAGTTATTTACCATATAACAGCTCGAATTTCTAAACAAATTACGTGGAAAAATTCTTTTTGTATGTTAGTTAGATTTTCCTTGAAGCGATATAACGTATACACTtacctaatattattatgtactatACATCTGATCAGTTTGACACGAGGATGTAATGTTGACTATAATACAACACACagataaagtaattataatttcttaatagtttataaatcTGATGCCTAGAAGTTGCAACGCCACGGggttaaaaaaatagagaCTATTAATCTAAAGCGTTAACCCGTTCTTACcccgaataataaaaatattagatgaTTTTGAGAATATAGCTAAATTTAATCTGTATTACTCCATTATccttcaatattatttttttacttttacgaaattaaaaacacattgatcttaatttttttaaattgtattgaagcaatttttaataaaaaaaaatcctaagtTTAATACCAGTAACAATTTTGTTGGAAACGACATtgtatttcctttttaatttcGTCTCCGTTGATAGTTGACATTAAGTGTACTTTGTTTTCACTATTACCACGGAGTTCGTATAGGGCCATATACAGACAAGTAGCATAAATTGTGACATACACTTACATATGTTTGTTTCATAGGAAATGGAGTTTATTAACTCAGTTATCAATAGTATTGACTTTAACATATTatggcaataaaatatataggtttTTATGAATTCGTCATCAACTAGAGTAATTTAACctttttgctatttttctgaaaaacttacaaaataacaTATCATTATTTGTTCCCAGACTTCATTAAGTATCGGTAACCAAAGGAAACcatgtaattaaattgaaagtaaaatttgaaataaaattctaaataggAGTAATTAATACACAATAATGTCGGAGGTAAATCGTTTATTAAAGCCTAGTCATAAAAATTAGTGGATAGCAATAACGGGGAGAGCCTTGATGGGAGAGTGGTGTACAACTGAGCTGCTGTGGGCAACAGCTGATGGGGCGGTCTTGACTACAACGGGGGCAACAGCGTGTACGACTGGGGCGTGAACCAATGGTGCGTGAACCACTGGGGCGTGTACTACTGGTGCGTGAACCACTGGTGTGACAACGGATTTGACCACGGGATAGGTAGCGACCACAGGTGTGTGGACGGCGTGCACCACTGGAGATCCGTGGCTGACAACCTGGCTGCTCTTGGTGATGGTGGTTTTGGAACCCACAACTGGGACGGTGTGAACCACTGGGCTGTGGACTGCAACAACTGGGGTCTGTTGAAGGAGAACTCCTGGGGCGGCGGCGGCGCATGCCACGAAAGCAGCGAATAACACCTGTAATATATCAAGTTACACTGTCAAAGTAAAAAGGACTATACACACGGGTACAAAGATCTGTCCGGAATGTGAAAAGAAAGactttaattgttaataacgGAATCGACCCGCTTGTCTTTGGATAATATTAGTCCATTTGCTTTTGATAGCAAATGGACTAATATTAATAcgttttgtcttttgttttacttggGGGTTACTGGACATGCCCGGCGTTATcatcaaaaactatttacaataAGAAAATGCCATTAGATGAATATTGacttatattgtaaaataaagtaaattagcAATTTCGTTTACCTTGTGGAACCTAATGGAACCAAACTCAGCGAAAAAGCTAAAAGGAATTCAAGTTTTTATGatcgaatttattatatgattattgGTAATTCGTATACCAGACAATACCTTacattgaatatataattctttattcGAGGCTTTGATATAATGCTactattatgtttgtatactacttatatatgtattattgccGAAAGAATTAGTACAAtgaaaacgtaaaaataacCTTTGAAGCAAAAATTACTGTCTGTTGATGaaagatttcatttaaaattacaatattacgGTCATGTATGTGTGTCTCCTCGCAATGTTTGAAGTAAATAGCGAAGCAAAGAACTTTATAAGTTTaactaaaacaattgaaagcTTGTGTCCGGTAAACCTGtaagttctttaaaaacacaacacggttaattaacatttaactattactttacaatagtttcttaatatttcgtaattatagataacttatttaaaatttaaattgaatccCTAACGATCACTTCAAACTTATCTGATCACAGTTAGAAATAGTCGTTTCGTTAATGGACAATTTCGAAACAAAAGATGTTAAAGGTTAGTTTGACTGGTAGACGCGACCTGACCTGATCAGATTAGAGTGTAAAaagataatgaataaataaaatatttatatatgaccTTTTTGTACAAAACATATTGGaacttttttcttaattacaaATACTAGTTTATACTAATAGTCGCATCGATAGGTAATCGTAAAAGCAAAACATCTCTCTCGAAGTACATTTTGTTGTGCCTTTTTTTCATCATTCAACTATGTCGtggaaatgaaatatttactcTCGTGTTttgaaaatcaatatttttttctttaattaatgaaacttTTCAATATAACCCCATGGTGACTCTAAATAATGTATTCCAACTATTAAACCAAGCCTCAGAGCCTTAATCAAGCACTCagaattgttaattaatttaataaagatataatttctTTACTGACTGggaattttaattcataatgcACTTTAactatatgtattaaacaattagatatattttaactacacTGCGAATTTTAgattgctaattaaaaaaatcaaaaaaacaCTCACGAATTTCTGCATGTTTAGTAGTTTTTGGTAGCGAACAGTAGATGATACCGTGAGGAGGTAGCCGAAATATCTAACTTGATCTCCTCGATGGCCAGCTTATATACCAACTGCCGAAACTTCACAATTGCGTACTTGAAATTCATATTTCACAAGCGACGAATAAGCTTAAATGGATGCGGTATTTTATACAGTGGCTGATTTTCTTCAATGagctataaaaaaagttaacatTCTACGTGATCCTTTTATCccttttattttcctttaacaatgtatctaaaataattatagtagttGATATATCATGTACTACtttcattaagttttttaattcttattaatttagttaggttaagtattttgttatattttttcagtatGATGTTTGTATAAGACTATAATATACAATCCatactgtttttatatgtttataaaaacattaatgaattaacaaaataaacattaaattaccgttatttttatgtagaaCCTGTccaataagaaaaataaaaatggcgctacaaccttttaaggTCTGCGCTTCGGatatgtttcgtgatcatttgttcTGTCTAATACGAGTAGGTGATAAGCctagtgcctgacacaaaCCGCCGACTGGGTATAAGGCATACCGGTTTCCTTGCGATATTTTCGTTTCCCCTCACCATACAATGCCGAAGATCGAAGTTACAAATAGAGTCGCCTGCTGAATCTACTAGGCCACTTATCTTTGTCCAATATAAAACGATATAAGCTCAATACTAGACGACTAGTGTTGAGtgctataatataatgatcatatattatgaattacaTCCCAATTCTATTAAATTCTGAAACGGCATCTtacgaattatttaattatttaaatgccgTATCCAACGAGCTTTCACCTTCGTTTCTCATGATTTAAGACAAGtttggatttattattatgaatataatattatgaatgtaTGTCGAGTAAGTAGGTCGATGCCAAGTTCACTCACTTACGTAACTAATCGTTTATAGTATcagtaataatatacttagaGGAAGCAGGCATTaacataacttataattattgttaatgtttaaacattatcatatgttttatttgtagtaataataagcctttattcatCCATATCTTAATGACATACatttgtaatgaatttaagattacttgttattattttacaaatttattatttaaatcacgtttatttttaaataatatttatattcaatttacaagctactttattttgatgattgtacttgattcacgatgtaacgaatttatgatgatatgttattactttacaattttattatgtttataattaatatttataatttacagtatagattatttgatgattgtatttgtttaatatgttttactcgatgtaagtTAGTTGATTGACTCGATACCGACAGtgacaaacataatttttcaaCCGTGGTGGAAGGTAGTCCATAGCcgtgttaaaagtattattagccgtgttataagtgttattattcaatttttaacaatagtgttagcttttataagtcaaatttgAAGTAATACAGAATACGTAAAATCAGTGAAGTGAATAATAGTGAATCTAATCAAGCTATGAAGTGCCATGGCTGTAATAACGTATTAAATgtcgatcattttttaaagtgtaataattgcAAACGCAAGTTTTGTTATGAATGCCTTGATGTTGCTGCCGGGTCGACTAAGCAGCTCAGTGCTGAGCAATTGGCATCACTTAATTGTCCTCTGTGTCAGAATGTAACTCGGCGTAAAAACAATGACGATAATACTCCTGTCCGGCGGGGTCGCAATAACCAATCACCAAGCGCCTCCTCATATATAACGACGTGTAAAGAGCCTGAGTGTGATTTTGCTACGAAAACTTCTGCAGGCGCTGACTTTTCTAAGCAGCCGGTTACGTTGGACAGTATTAGCAAACTTATAGACTTGAAACTGTCCCCTGACTCATCGTTTATGCTAAATCTACGGTCCGCGCTTAGAAAGGACTTGAAGGACATGGTGACCGACGAGGTTAGCCGAGCTGTTGAGTTGGTAAAGGCTGACTTCACGACGACAACGGATTTTATCATCTTAgaacaaaatgatttgaaGTCAAATATTGCAGACAAAGACAATCGAATCAGGGTACTCGAGACTGAACTTACGAAATCTCAAAACACGTTATCAAAACTCCAGAgtcgtttatttacagttgaaaAGATTTCACGTGACTTAAACCTCGAGATTCACGAGGTACCCGAAAGCAAGACTGAGAATCTGATGGAGTTATTCAAAAAACTCTGTGagtgtttaaatgttgtgGTATCTGAGAGTGATGTTAAAGCATGTCGTCGTGTAGCTAAGATGGACTCAAACTCCAAAAGGCCGCGAAACATACTAGTTACCCTCTCAACGCAGCGTCAGCGTGATACACTCTTGTCTGCGTTGACTCGCTTCAATAAGTCCCACCCTGACACCAAACTATCTACTACCGATATTGGTATTGGCGGCTCGTCGTCGAGCAGGATATACTTGTCTGAACATTTGTCTCCTGAAGCTAAAGAGTTACACCGTGCGGCACGTAAATTTTCTACTGACAAGAACTACAGGTTTGTTTGGGTGCGATATGGCCAAATTTATGTTCGTAAGGATGAATCAAGCCCGgccattctaattaaaagtcatgattccttcactaaattgtcttaattgttattactactactaatttgtttgtttatcattgcttagtaagttacttgatcaatttttgtttttatatactgaatcacacgttatttccacaatgattaatatattttatcaaaatgtaaacagaattcgtagcaagttaactcaattttctttaaatctgttaaattctaacttcgatattatatgcttgacggaaacgaacttaaatatgagtgttttCGATGGCGAAGTTGTTGACGCCCGTTACAATCTCTTCAGACGAGATCGTGCGGATTCCTCCTGTGCTAAAACCGAGGGAGGTGGAGTTTTACTCGccgtccataaaaaataccaggtcATCCGTCAAGCATCGTGGGATAGTGATATGGAGGATGTCTGGGTTACTCTTATTCCTGAAGCACGTGACACTTCtcgcataaatttatgtgtttgctatttgcctcctgatattagaattaacaagcttgaactcttttatagccattgccaaaa
Coding sequences within:
- the LOC110997749 gene encoding pupal cuticle protein G1A-like; protein product: MQKFVLFAAFVACAAAAPGVLLQQTPVVAVHSPVVHTVPVVGSKTTITKSSQVVSHGSPVVHAVHTPVVATYPVVKSVVTPVVHAPVVHAPVVHAPLVHAPVVHAVAPVVVKTAPSAVAHSSSVVHHSPIKALPVIAIH